A window from Lagopus muta isolate bLagMut1 chromosome 5, bLagMut1 primary, whole genome shotgun sequence encodes these proteins:
- the TIAL1 gene encoding nucleolysin TIAR isoform X7 — MDARVVKDMATGKSKGYGFVSFYNKLDAENAIVHMGGQWLGGRQIRTNWATRKPPAPKSTQENNTKQLRFEDVVNQSSPKNCTVYCGGIASGLTDQLMRQTFSPFGQIMEIRVFPEKGYSFVRFSTHESAAHAIVSVNGTTIEGHVVKCYWGKESPDMTKNFQQVDYSQWGQWSQVYGNPQQYGQYMANGWQVPSYGMYGQAWNQQGFGVDQSPSAAWMGGFGAQPAQGQGAPVIPNQAGYGMASYQTQ; from the exons AAAGGCTATGGTTTTGTATCTTTTTATAACAAACTG GATGCAGAAAATGCTATTGTACACATGGGAGGCCAGTGGCTAGGAGGCCGTCAGATCAGAACCAACTGGGCAACGCGGAAACCACCAGCCCCCAAAAGTACACAAGAAA ATAATACAAAACAATTAAGATTTGAAGATGTAGTAAATCAGTCAAGTCCAAAAAATTGTACTGTGTACTGTGGAGGAATTGCTTCTGGGCTAACGG ATCAACTTATGAGACAGACTTTTTCACCGTTTGGACAGATAATGGAAATAAGAGTGTTTCCAGAAAAAGGTTACTCATTTGTCAG ATTTTCAACTCATGAAAGTGCAGCACATGCTATTGTTTCAGTTAACGGAACCACAATTGAAGGACATGTTGTTAAATGTTATTGGGGTAAAGAATCTCCTGATATGACTAAAAACTTCCAGCAG GTGGATTACagtcagtggggtcaatggagCCAAGTATATGGAAATCCACAACAGTATGGGCAGTATATGGCGAATGGGTGGCAAGTACCATCGTATGGAATGTATGGCCAAGCATGGAATCAACAGGGTTTTGGAGTAGA CCAATCTCCATCTGCTGCCTGGATGGGTGGATTTGGtgctcagcctgcccagggacAAGGTGCTCCAGTAATACCTAACCAAGCTGGATATGGTATGGCAAGCTACCAAACGCAGTGA
- the TIAL1 gene encoding nucleolysin TIAR isoform X8 gives MATGKSKGYGFVSFYNKLDAENAIVHMGGQWLGGRQIRTNWATRKPPAPKSTQENNTKQLRFEDVVNQSSPKNCTVYCGGIASGLTDQLMRQTFSPFGQIMEIRVFPEKGYSFVRFSTHESAAHAIVSVNGTTIEGHVVKCYWGKESPDMTKNFQQVDYSQWGQWSQVYGNPQQYGQYMANGWQVPSYGMYGQAWNQQGFGVDQSPSAAWMGGFGAQPAQGQGAPVIPNQAGYGMASYQTQ, from the exons AAAGGCTATGGTTTTGTATCTTTTTATAACAAACTG GATGCAGAAAATGCTATTGTACACATGGGAGGCCAGTGGCTAGGAGGCCGTCAGATCAGAACCAACTGGGCAACGCGGAAACCACCAGCCCCCAAAAGTACACAAGAAA ATAATACAAAACAATTAAGATTTGAAGATGTAGTAAATCAGTCAAGTCCAAAAAATTGTACTGTGTACTGTGGAGGAATTGCTTCTGGGCTAACGG ATCAACTTATGAGACAGACTTTTTCACCGTTTGGACAGATAATGGAAATAAGAGTGTTTCCAGAAAAAGGTTACTCATTTGTCAG ATTTTCAACTCATGAAAGTGCAGCACATGCTATTGTTTCAGTTAACGGAACCACAATTGAAGGACATGTTGTTAAATGTTATTGGGGTAAAGAATCTCCTGATATGACTAAAAACTTCCAGCAG GTGGATTACagtcagtggggtcaatggagCCAAGTATATGGAAATCCACAACAGTATGGGCAGTATATGGCGAATGGGTGGCAAGTACCATCGTATGGAATGTATGGCCAAGCATGGAATCAACAGGGTTTTGGAGTAGA CCAATCTCCATCTGCTGCCTGGATGGGTGGATTTGGtgctcagcctgcccagggacAAGGTGCTCCAGTAATACCTAACCAAGCTGGATATGGTATGGCAAGCTACCAAACGCAGTGA